The Acidimicrobiia bacterium region CACGTTCGGCCTCGACTTCGCCTTCAAGGAGAGCGTGCTCAGGTTCTTGGAGTCCGTGTGACCACGATCGACGATCCGGGCACCGACGATGGCGACGAGAGTGCCGACCTCGTGGGAGGCGGCGCGGTGATCGACGTCGAAGAGCGCGAGCCGGCACCACCGGAGGAGAACGGTGACGCCCCAGAGCCGGACGTGCCCCGGGGTGAGGACACTCCGCCGACCGACGAGCCGGCAGAGCCGGCCGAGTCATCGGCCGAGCCCGTCCCTCCGGAGCCATTGAGCCCGTACGACCTGCCGGGCGCCTGGTACGTCGTCCACTCCTACTCCGGCTACGAGAACAAGGTCAAGGCGAACCTCGAGACACGCATCAAGTCGATGCACCTCGAGGACAAGGTGTTCGACGTCGTCATCCCGATGGAAGAGGTCGTCGAGTTCAAGAACGGCCGCAAGGTGAACGTCCTGCGCAAGAAGTTCCCCGGATACATCCTCTGCCGGCTCTACCTCGACGACGACTCGTGGTACGCCGTGCGCAACACCCCGGGCGTGACAGGGTTCGTCGGCTCGGCCTCGAAGCCGACGCCGCTCTCCAGGCGTGAGGTCGAGCGGATCCTCGGGGTCAAGCGCGGCGAGGAAGCCGAGAAGAAGGAGCCCCGCTTCAAGCCTGCCTGGGAGGTCGGCGAGACCGTCCGGGTCGTCGAAGGGCCGTTCGCCGACTTCAACGGCGTCATCGAGGACATCAACGTCGATCAGTCGAAGGTCAGGGTGCTGGTGGACATCTTCGGGCGCGAGACGCCGGTCGAGCTGAACTTCGACCAGATCCTGAAATACTGAGAGAGGCACTGCAATGGGTCGCAAGAGGCTGATGACCGTCCTCAAGCTGCAGATCCCGGCCGGCCAGGCGAGTCCGGCTCCGCCCGTTGGCCCGGCGCTCGGCCAGCACGGCGTCAACATCATGGACTTCGTGAAGTCGTACAACGAAGCCACCGCATCGCAGATCGGCACGATCGTTCCTGTCGAGATCTCGATCTACGAGGACAGGTCGTTCACGTTCGTGACGAAGACTCCGCCCGCCGCCGTCATGCTGCGACAGGCCGCTCGAGTGGAGAAGGGCTCAGCCGAGCCGCAGAAGGAGAAGGTCGGATCTGTCAGCAGGAAGCAGGTTCGGGAGATCGCCGAGACGAAGATGGTCGACCTCAACGCCAACGACATCGAGGCGGCCATGAAGGTCATCGAGGGGACGGCCAGATCGATGGGGATCACGGTCAACGGCTGATCCGTCACCGACAGACAGACATGTGGAAGGCCGCCGAGTGCGGCCGCGAGACCACGAGGAGCCACCAAATGGCACAAGCGAAGAACTCCGCCGTCGCCGCCCGCACCATCGACAAAGAGAATCTCTACGGTCCGCGTGAGGCGACCGAGCTCGTGAAGTCCGTGGCGTTCGCCAAGTTCGACGAGAGCGTGGACGCCGTGTTCCAGCTCGGGATCGACGCCAGGCAGGCAGATCAGATCGTCCGCGGGACGGTCAGCCTGCCCCACGGGACGGGCAAGTCGATACGGGTCCTGGTTTTCGCCGAGGGCGAGAAGGCCAAGGAGGCCGAAGAGGCGGGGGCCGACATCGTCGGCGGAGCCGAGCTGGCCGAAGCGATCTCGGGCGGCAGAGCGCTCGACTTCGATCTCGCCATCGCCACGCCGGACCTCATGCCGTCCGTCGGGAAGCTCGGCTCCGTGCTGGGGCCGAGGGGCCTGATGCCGAATCCGAAGAGCGGTACCGTGACCCAGGATGTGGGCAAGACCGTCGGTGA contains the following coding sequences:
- the rplK gene encoding 50S ribosomal protein L11, whose translation is MGRKRLMTVLKLQIPAGQASPAPPVGPALGQHGVNIMDFVKSYNEATASQIGTIVPVEISIYEDRSFTFVTKTPPAAVMLRQAARVEKGSAEPQKEKVGSVSRKQVREIAETKMVDLNANDIEAAMKVIEGTARSMGITVNG
- the nusG gene encoding transcription termination/antitermination protein NusG, with protein sequence MTTIDDPGTDDGDESADLVGGGAVIDVEEREPAPPEENGDAPEPDVPRGEDTPPTDEPAEPAESSAEPVPPEPLSPYDLPGAWYVVHSYSGYENKVKANLETRIKSMHLEDKVFDVVIPMEEVVEFKNGRKVNVLRKKFPGYILCRLYLDDDSWYAVRNTPGVTGFVGSASKPTPLSRREVERILGVKRGEEAEKKEPRFKPAWEVGETVRVVEGPFADFNGVIEDINVDQSKVRVLVDIFGRETPVELNFDQILKY
- the rplA gene encoding 50S ribosomal protein L1 is translated as MAQAKNSAVAARTIDKENLYGPREATELVKSVAFAKFDESVDAVFQLGIDARQADQIVRGTVSLPHGTGKSIRVLVFAEGEKAKEAEEAGADIVGGAELAEAISGGRALDFDLAIATPDLMPSVGKLGSVLGPRGLMPNPKSGTVTQDVGKTVGEFKAGRVEYRNDRYGNVHVPIGRVSFEAAQLLENFGAVADELMRNRPAAAKGRYMRKVAVASTMGPGVKIDPTQVEDLVKSLR